A genomic window from Helicobacter sp. MIT 21-1697 includes:
- a CDS encoding ABC transporter permease → MKYQALAYLAHLVHFFKREFNGFLQDRFSLFLCTLAPLLLGLFVWGVFSQSFVRGAPIGIVDLDKSPLSQELALNLDAIPAVSVTKTYTSLTEAKADISNVRIYAVVVFPKGLESRAKKGVLTQIPIYYNAQLVLVAKSIEGAFKQLILTSNVRAKLGKNLIQTQNLDAALAKSSPILMQITPLYNINNSYAQFLLTGILPCSWIMLIILCVINSLAREESDVGFVKGKKNQMPDGISAYVYILTKVFAYAGIFSFWWIVMMMFFHALGFECRGSYFTLYLGALLTFFAYAGVGVFVYALFSDHTRALAVAAIYCAPSFAFAGLTFPVNSMGSFATFWHTILPISHYLKLYVQIANYGVDFWSALQTMCEILPFTLFLIFGILIYRKREHLE, encoded by the coding sequence GTGAAATATCAAGCATTAGCCTATTTAGCGCACCTTGTGCATTTTTTCAAACGCGAATTCAATGGCTTTTTACAAGATAGATTCTCACTTTTTCTTTGCACACTTGCTCCTTTGCTGCTTGGGCTTTTTGTATGGGGCGTGTTTTCTCAAAGCTTTGTTCGTGGCGCACCCATTGGCATTGTGGATTTGGACAAAAGCCCCTTAAGCCAAGAACTCGCACTCAACCTTGATGCAATCCCTGCTGTGAGTGTTACAAAAACCTACACTAGCCTCACAGAAGCAAAAGCGGATATAAGCAATGTCAGAATCTACGCGGTGGTTGTGTTCCCCAAAGGACTTGAAAGTAGAGCAAAAAAGGGAGTGCTTACCCAAATCCCCATTTATTACAATGCGCAGCTCGTGCTTGTGGCAAAATCCATTGAGGGTGCGTTTAAGCAGCTTATCCTCACGAGCAATGTCAGAGCAAAACTTGGCAAAAACCTCATTCAAACACAGAATCTTGACGCTGCATTGGCAAAAAGCTCACCGATTCTCATGCAAATCACCCCGCTTTATAATATCAACAATAGCTACGCGCAATTTCTACTCACAGGGATTTTGCCCTGCTCGTGGATTATGCTTATTATTCTTTGTGTGATTAATTCTTTAGCGCGTGAGGAGAGCGATGTGGGCTTTGTTAAGGGCAAAAAGAATCAAATGCCCGATGGAATCAGCGCGTATGTGTATATCCTCACAAAAGTTTTTGCATATGCGGGGATTTTCTCATTTTGGTGGATTGTGATGATGATGTTTTTTCACGCTCTTGGATTTGAGTGTCGCGGGAGCTACTTTACACTTTATCTCGGGGCATTGCTTACTTTTTTTGCGTATGCGGGGGTAGGTGTGTTTGTCTATGCGCTTTTTTCTGACCATACACGCGCTTTGGCTGTGGCAGCGATTTATTGCGCTCCGAGTTTCGCCTTTGCGGGGCTTACCTTTCCTGTTAATTCTATGGGGAGTTTTGCGACATTTTGGCACACAATCTTGCCTATTAGCCATTATCTCAAGCTCTATGTGCAGATAGCAAACTATGGCGTGGATTTTTGGAGTGCGCTTCAAACAATGTGTGAAATCCTGCCTTTCACGCTCTTTTTAATCTTTGGGATTTTAATTTACCGCAAGAGAGAGCATTTGGAGTAA
- a CDS encoding helix-turn-helix transcriptional regulator has translation MQENLSNATQEEVLEFYKRVSSKIRILREERGISQLELALDIGIKSIAFYSNCENNRYGKHFNLEYCYKIAKSLNVNIREFF, from the coding sequence ATGCAAGAAAATTTAAGTAACGCCACGCAAGAGGAAGTTTTGGAATTTTACAAACGCGTATCGTCTAAAATCAGAATCTTGCGTGAGGAGCGTGGTATATCGCAGCTTGAGCTTGCACTTGATATTGGGATAAAATCCATAGCCTTTTATTCAAATTGCGAAAACAATCGCTATGGCAAACACTTCAACCTTGAGTATTGCTACAAAATAGCTAAATCACTTAATGTCAATATCAGAGAGTTCTTTTAA
- a CDS encoding cytochrome-c peroxidase — MKIRILGGLLVMSVMLQANDMVYDSALIKKAKEAGFTAMPSGKKLKDIQIQKAKESKLAEAYPNKMTKEQIELGKKLYFDPRISSSNLISCNTCHNVGLAGADVVPAAIGHKWTPNPSHLNSPTVYNSVFNSAQFWDGRSAHLGDQAQGPIQAAPEMNAQPKVVVAKITSIPAYVEEFKKAYGKDVNIDFKLIADTIAMFEHTLVTPARIDKFLDGSSKALSREEQEGLNIFINKGCAACHNGVNLGGSMQAFEVAKSYKYKKVGGFAGNKQGLVKTPTLRNIMETMPYFHNGQFWDIKDAIKEMGGIQLGVKISDDEAKKIESFFNALTGDKPQIIYPMLPAVTNKTPKPTFR, encoded by the coding sequence ATGAAAATTCGTATTTTAGGGGGATTGCTTGTTATGAGTGTAATGCTCCAAGCTAATGATATGGTTTATGATAGTGCGCTTATTAAAAAAGCTAAAGAAGCAGGATTTACAGCAATGCCTAGTGGTAAAAAGCTCAAAGATATACAGATACAAAAAGCTAAAGAATCTAAACTTGCAGAGGCTTATCCAAACAAAATGACAAAAGAACAGATTGAATTAGGCAAGAAATTGTATTTTGATCCTCGTATATCTAGCTCTAATCTCATTTCTTGTAATACCTGCCATAATGTAGGGCTTGCAGGAGCAGATGTTGTTCCTGCAGCTATTGGACATAAATGGACGCCCAATCCATCTCATTTAAATTCTCCAACCGTGTATAATTCTGTATTTAATAGTGCGCAATTTTGGGACGGACGCTCTGCGCATTTAGGAGACCAAGCTCAAGGACCAATCCAAGCCGCACCAGAGATGAATGCTCAACCTAAAGTTGTTGTGGCTAAGATTACTTCAATTCCAGCGTATGTTGAGGAGTTTAAAAAAGCCTATGGTAAAGATGTGAATATTGATTTTAAGCTTATTGCTGACACAATCGCGATGTTTGAGCATACATTAGTTACGCCTGCGCGCATTGATAAATTTTTAGATGGAAGCTCAAAGGCTTTAAGCAGGGAAGAACAAGAGGGGTTAAATATATTTATTAATAAAGGTTGTGCTGCTTGTCATAATGGTGTGAATCTTGGTGGTTCAATGCAGGCTTTTGAAGTCGCAAAAAGCTATAAATATAAAAAGGTTGGTGGTTTTGCGGGCAATAAACAAGGCTTAGTGAAAACTCCCACTTTGCGCAATATTATGGAAACAATGCCTTATTTTCATAATGGGCAATTTTGGGATATAAAAGATGCGATTAAGGAAATGGGTGGCATACAGCTTGGCGTAAAAATCAGTGATGATGAGGCGAAAAAAATTGAAAGTTTCTTCAATGCTCTCACAGGGGATAAACCTCAAATTATCTATCCTATGCTTCCAGCAGTAACAAACAAAACACCAAAACCTACTTTTAGATAA
- a CDS encoding triose-phosphate isomerase, which yields MAIIAGNFKANLTRAQVINFATELDSILADINSASTQSLSSQLQVDIFPSHTALLTDDFTHFHIGAQNAYFAQSGGFTGEIGLSQLQEFNINRLIIGHSERRTLFGEHQDFINEKFRFYTQAGFEIYYCIGEDLSVRQKGENALKDFLSAQLAGIDTSYPKLIIAYEPIWAIGTGVSATLEQITSTHQMLSQLVSAPLLYGGSVNPSNAGEILSLSCVDGVLVGSASLNIQSFAEIIRAGLKA from the coding sequence ATGGCTATCATCGCTGGTAATTTTAAAGCAAATCTCACACGCGCTCAAGTAATAAACTTTGCAACAGAACTAGATTCTATACTTGCAGATATAAACTCCGCATCTACACAATCTCTCTCTTCTCAACTACAAGTAGATATTTTCCCATCGCACACAGCACTGCTTACAGATGATTTCACGCATTTTCATATCGGCGCACAAAATGCATATTTCGCGCAGAGTGGGGGCTTCACAGGCGAGATTGGGCTAAGCCAACTTCAAGAATTTAATATCAATCGCCTCATCATCGGACATAGCGAACGCCGAACACTTTTTGGCGAACATCAAGATTTTATCAATGAAAAATTTAGATTCTATACACAGGCAGGATTTGAAATATATTATTGTATTGGTGAAGATTTAAGTGTGCGACAAAAGGGTGAAAATGCACTTAAAGACTTTCTAAGCGCACAATTAGCAGGGATTGATACAAGTTATCCCAAACTCATTATCGCGTATGAACCTATTTGGGCTATTGGGACAGGCGTGAGTGCAACCTTGGAGCAAATCACTTCCACACATCAAATGCTTTCACAATTAGTGAGCGCACCATTGCTTTATGGAGGCAGTGTAAATCCCTCAAATGCGGGAGAGATTCTCTCTCTTTCTTGTGTAGATGGTGTGTTGGTGGGCTCTGCAAGCCTCAATATACAAAGCTTTGCAGAGATTATCCGAGCTGGGCTTAAAGCTTAA
- the polA gene encoding DNA polymerase I yields MNTLSVIDTFGFFFRSFYALPPLKNKEGFPTGLLVGFCNLLQSLYKDPSCTYVAFALEGGGENKRRQIYDAYKRNRQNPPQELLMQLPIAIDWIEKMGFLNISIEGYEADDVIASINRVANAQNIVVRIISHDKDLYQLIDENTYIYDPIGKKDIREAECLHKYGVRPQNFIDYQSLVGDTSDNIVGIKGIGAKSAQKLIAHFGTLESLYERESELEEVVTPRIAHLLREGKENAFLSKKLVTLYDDLLQSIDLSKCLMPQSNPMLKILDELREYDLKNIISKVQSPHERYAQRKSAQKGIGSLNDAPDVKQYALSTQNFHFKAHLLDNVADLESVLDSIPSSAKIGFDCESDSLNMQEAHLVGFSFCFDGENAYYVPVGHSYLGVGNQLSLEQARTALKRIFAYPLIGHNLKFDLSLIFRTLGLEHTGTIYDSMILGWLYDSIAPVGLDKQMLKWFNHTMISFDSVVAKDENFSQVNIAAATQYAAEDAIATFRLYHRLEEVFYKRELSSILELASSLEYPFIKVLLAMECEGIKVDIALLESLKEKASEHIAQLSAQIFELCGETFNLNSPQQLAHILFNRLGLKAGRSVKGGLSTDERTLLAITDTHPVIALILDYREVNKLKSTYIEPLLRFGSANTEHRIYTSFLQSGTATGRLSSKSPNLQNIPVRSDEGRKIRQAFISKEGHSLISIDYSQIELRLLAHFCKDSSLIEAFIQDKDIHFETAARLFGEECAAQKRAIAKSINFGLIYGMGSKKLAQTLQISLKEAKNYIESYFALFPTIKNFLNAQKEFLLENGYSQTLLGHRRYFDFKNATDFMRANFLREGINSIFQGSAADLIKLSMCEIHRRYEKSDFKMLLQVHDELIFEAPQEKAHIYAQEAAQIMNHIYTLEVPLKCGISIGKNWAELK; encoded by the coding sequence ATGAATACCTTAAGCGTAATTGATACTTTTGGATTTTTTTTTCGCAGCTTTTATGCCTTGCCACCATTAAAAAATAAAGAAGGATTCCCTACGGGATTGCTTGTGGGGTTTTGCAATTTGCTTCAATCCCTCTATAAAGACCCATCTTGCACTTATGTAGCATTTGCTCTTGAGGGTGGAGGCGAGAATAAAAGGCGACAGATTTATGATGCCTATAAGCGCAATCGCCAAAACCCACCTCAAGAATTGCTTATGCAGTTGCCCATTGCAATTGATTGGATTGAAAAAATGGGATTTTTAAATATAAGCATTGAGGGCTATGAGGCTGATGATGTGATTGCATCAATCAATAGAGTTGCAAATGCACAAAATATCGTTGTGCGCATTATTAGCCACGATAAAGATTTATATCAGCTCATTGATGAAAATACTTATATCTATGATCCTATCGGTAAAAAGGATATAAGAGAAGCCGAATGTTTGCATAAATATGGTGTGCGTCCTCAAAATTTTATAGATTATCAAAGTCTTGTTGGAGATACCAGTGATAATATAGTGGGGATTAAGGGCATAGGGGCAAAAAGTGCGCAAAAGCTTATTGCACACTTTGGCACTCTTGAATCTTTATATGAACGTGAAAGCGAGTTAGAAGAGGTTGTTACACCGCGTATTGCTCATCTTTTGCGCGAGGGAAAAGAAAATGCCTTTTTAAGCAAAAAACTTGTAACGCTTTATGATGATTTGCTTCAAAGCATTGATTTGAGCAAATGTCTTATGCCTCAAAGCAATCCTATGCTTAAAATCTTAGATGAGTTGAGAGAATATGATTTAAAAAATATTATTTCCAAAGTGCAATCTCCACACGAGCGCTATGCACAAAGAAAAAGTGCGCAAAAAGGTATAGGCTCACTCAATGATGCGCCTGATGTGAAACAATATGCCTTATCTACGCAAAACTTTCACTTTAAAGCGCATTTGCTTGATAATGTTGCGGATTTAGAATCTGTGCTTGATTCTATTCCTAGTAGCGCGAAAATAGGCTTTGACTGCGAAAGTGATAGTTTGAATATGCAAGAAGCACATTTGGTTGGATTCTCATTTTGTTTTGATGGAGAGAATGCTTATTATGTGCCTGTGGGGCATAGTTATTTGGGGGTAGGGAATCAATTAAGCCTTGAGCAAGCAAGGACAGCTCTAAAGCGCATTTTTGCATATCCGCTCATCGGGCATAATCTCAAGTTTGATTTAAGCCTGATTTTTCGCACTTTAGGGTTAGAACACACAGGAACAATTTATGATAGTATGATTTTAGGGTGGCTTTATGATAGCATTGCTCCCGTAGGGCTTGATAAGCAAATGCTCAAATGGTTTAATCACACAATGATTAGCTTTGATTCTGTGGTGGCAAAAGATGAGAATTTCTCTCAAGTGAATATTGCCGCAGCCACGCAATATGCAGCAGAAGATGCTATCGCAACTTTTCGGCTTTATCATAGACTAGAAGAAGTGTTTTATAAGCGCGAATTAAGCAGCATACTTGAACTTGCAAGCAGTCTTGAATATCCTTTTATCAAAGTGCTTCTTGCAATGGAGTGCGAGGGGATTAAAGTAGATATTGCACTTTTAGAATCCCTCAAAGAAAAGGCAAGTGAGCATATTGCGCAGCTGAGTGCGCAGATTTTTGAGCTCTGTGGCGAGACTTTTAATTTAAATTCACCTCAACAGCTTGCCCACATACTTTTTAACCGACTTGGACTAAAGGCAGGGCGCAGTGTCAAAGGTGGCTTAAGCACAGATGAGCGCACACTACTTGCCATTACTGATACTCACCCTGTGATTGCGCTGATTCTTGATTATCGCGAAGTCAATAAGCTTAAAAGCACTTATATTGAGCCATTGCTTCGTTTTGGCAGTGCAAATACTGAACACAGAATCTACACATCATTTCTCCAAAGTGGCACTGCCACAGGGCGGCTTAGCTCTAAATCTCCAAATCTCCAAAATATCCCTGTGCGGAGCGATGAGGGGCGAAAAATCCGCCAAGCCTTTATCAGCAAAGAGGGACATAGCCTCATTAGCATTGATTATTCACAAATTGAGTTGCGACTTTTGGCGCATTTTTGTAAGGATAGCTCACTTATTGAGGCTTTTATACAAGATAAAGATATTCATTTTGAGACAGCTGCGCGACTTTTTGGTGAAGAATGCGCAGCACAAAAACGCGCCATTGCCAAATCTATTAATTTTGGACTTATCTATGGTATGGGAAGCAAGAAACTTGCCCAAACGCTGCAAATCTCGCTTAAAGAGGCAAAAAATTATATAGAGAGCTATTTTGCACTTTTCCCTACGATAAAGAATTTTTTAAATGCTCAAAAGGAATTTTTGCTTGAAAATGGATATTCGCAGACATTGCTTGGACATCGGCGATATTTTGACTTCAAAAATGCTACGGATTTTATGAGAGCAAACTTTTTGCGCGAGGGGATAAACTCTATTTTTCAAGGCAGTGCGGCGGATTTGATTAAGCTTTCAATGTGTGAGATTCACAGACGCTATGAAAAAAGCGATTTTAAAATGCTTTTACAAGTGCATGATGAACTTATTTTTGAAGCTCCACAAGAAAAAGCGCACATTTATGCGCAAGAGGCAGCACAGATTATGAATCATATCTATACACTTGAAGTGCCACTTAAGTGTGGTATCTCCATAGGCAAAAATTGGGCAGAGCTCAAATAG
- a CDS encoding EscU/YscU/HrcU family type III secretion system export apparatus switch protein, which translates to MKNKKAVALAYNAQNDSAPRVVAKGKNELALKIIAKAQEFDVPLFANALLVESLLQIPLDSHIPPQMYNAVVEVFVWLLQCEKAAQLSKDIVE; encoded by the coding sequence ATGAAAAATAAAAAAGCAGTTGCCCTCGCCTATAATGCGCAAAATGATAGCGCACCTCGTGTCGTAGCAAAAGGCAAAAACGAGCTTGCCCTCAAAATCATTGCCAAAGCGCAAGAATTTGATGTGCCACTTTTTGCTAACGCGCTACTTGTAGAATCTCTTTTGCAAATCCCGCTTGATTCTCATATCCCACCGCAGATGTATAATGCTGTGGTGGAGGTTTTTGTATGGCTTTTACAATGTGAAAAGGCTGCGCAATTAAGCAAGGACATTGTGGAGTGA